The Streptomyces sp. R28 region GCGTGACCAAGGTGAAGGGCAAGGCGGCGCTGACGGTCTCCCCCGGCCGTATCGACCCGGCGAACGCCGCCTGGACGAACAGCCGCAAGCCGCTGGCCGGCGAGTTCGTCTTCCGCGGCCGCACAGTCTTCGTGATCGCCAACCACTTCGCCTCCAAGGGCGGCGACCAGTCGCTGCACGCGCAGTACCAGCCGCCGACCCGCAGCTCGGAGACCCAGCGCCACCTCCAGGCGACCGCGGTCAACGCGTTCGTCAAGGACCTCCTGGCCGTCCAGAAGAACGCGGACGTCGTCACGCTCGGCGACATCAACGACTTCGAGTTCTCCGGCACCGCCGAGCTGCTGGAGGGCGACGGCGCGCTGTGGTCGGCGATCAAGTCGCTGCCCAAGAGCGAGCGTTACTCGTACGTCTACCAGGGCAACGCCCAGACCCTGGACCAGATCCTGGTCAGCCCGTCGATCCGGCGCTCCTGCGACTTCGAGTACGACAGCGTGCACATCAACTCGGAGTTCAACGACCAGATCAGCGACCACGACCCGCAGGTGCTGCGGTTCCGCCCGTAATCTCCGGTGCGGTTCAGGGCTGGCTGAAAATACCGTTCAGCCAGCCCTGCCAGGCGGCTTCGCACTCCTTGATGTCGGCGCCCGGCGTGAAGTCGTGCAGGGAGATGCCGACCGGGTGGCCCCAGTGGTTGCGCCCGAAGAAGCGGGTGAGGCCCCGTTCCGTGCGCAGCCCGATGAAGTAGGGGTCCCGGTAGTCGACCACGGCGTCGAACTCGTCGGGCCCGCGGACCGTCACCCGCGCCCCGGCGGCCACGTCCTCGCCCACGCCCAGTGCCCGCCCGACGGCGGCGAGGGCGTCGGCGCTCTTCGACGCCTCGGGCCCGTCGAACGTGGCGAAGGCGGCCGGCCTGGGCGCGAAGTGGACCAGGTACTCCCTCAGGGTGTGCAGATAGAAGTCGGTGTGCTTGGCGGCACCGTCGTACTGGTTGTCCCAGTCGTCGACGAAGATCCCGCTGTGCACGTACCGCACCCAGGCGCGCCGGCCCTCGTCGCGCGGTTCGATGGTGTAGTCGAGCTGGTTGGCGCTCTGCTCGGCGATGCCCTCGACGTCCTCGACGCGGTTGGTGTAGCGGTGCGGCGGGTCCCAGGCGGTGACGGTGGACCCGAAGGGCCCTCGGCCGCCGACCTTGGGCTCCGGCGGCTCCATCGGCCACAGATAGCCTCCGGTGCCGGTGGTGATCGCCTCCCACACCTCCTGAGGGGTGGCGTCGACCTCGAACTCGCGGGCGATCTCGAATTCCTTGGACATGATGGGCTCCTGGGGCCTACTGCTCGATTTCCTGGGCGGGCTGGACCTCGACCCCGGGATCAGTTGCGGGATCGGCCGTGGGTTTCAGCGTCGGATGTACGGCGACGACGATCCGGTGATCCCGGCCGCCCTCGACGCCGGGCGCGTCGTACTTGCGGATCAGCGCGCTCACGCCCGCCGTCAACTCCTCGATGAAGGCGGCCCGTTCGGCGGCGGAGGCGAAACGGACCTCGCCGTCCAGCGCATACGTCGCCAGCCGCTTGCGGGCCTTCGCCGCGCCGGTGATCAGCGAACCGACGTCCCGGACGAGCCGGGCGCCGAGCGCGAGCAGCCAGCGGGCGGAGAGCTGATCCCGGAAGCGGTCCGGGTCCGGCTGCACGGAGGCGAGCGCGAGCGGGGAGATCACGTACGACGCGGCGGTCGCCCGCATCAGCCGTTCGGTGACGTTGCCCTTGCGCCGCTCACCGGCCAGCTCGACCAGGCCGTGCCGCTCCAGCGCCTTGAGGTGGTAGTTCACCTTCTGCCGGGGCAGTCCGACCTTCCCGGCCAGCATGGCGGCCGACGCGGGCCCGGCCGCCAACTCGGCGAGCAGTCGGGCCCTTATGGGGTCCAGGGAGACGGCTGCGGCCTCGGGGTCCTCGATCACGGTGACGTCCAGCATGGATCCACCGTCCCACCGAAAACTTTTTTTGTCCAGACAGGCCGAGTGTTCGGTGCGGAGTCCGTCCGAACCCGATCTCAGTCGGGCACGAGGCCGAGGGCGTGGTCGTACCGGCTGACGGTGCTGCTCCTGAGACCCGGCCAGGTCTGCACCCGGCGCCACAACTCGGTCGCGGAGCCGATGCCGTTGCCCGGGGCCGCGAGGGCCTCGATGTGGGCCTGGGTGCTCTCCCACTCGGCGTAGTTGAGGACGCGGGTGCCGTCGGTGCTGAGGTGGAAGTGGCCGGAGATGCCGCCGGGGTGGGGGTTCGGCTCGCCCTCCAGCGCCTCGAAGACGGCGTCGACCCAGGCGCGCTGCCGGTCGGGGTCGGGGCCCTCGAACTCGATGTCGACGATCACGATGCACCCGGGGATGCGCGGGTCGCCCTCGCGGCGGGCGCTGCGGTAGTGCCGGTACCGGCCGAGCCACAGCCGCTCGATGCCCGGTACGGCGGTGTCGATCTCGTCGTTGCGCTCCTGCCGGTGGACCTTCACGAAGGCCTCGTACGCCTGCTCGCTCGTCCACTGCGAGTAGTGCAGGAGGGTGGAGGCGTCCTGGCCGGCGTAGACGTAGTAGCCGAGCAGGCCGTCCGCGGGCCAGGGGCGGCCCTCCCAGGTGCCGGCGATCGCCTCGACGCTCCGCTTCTGCCGGAGGGGGGTGCCCACTCGCCAGGTACTGAAGAAGGGGGCGCCGACCTCCGGGCGGGTGAGGTCGGGGTGGGTGTCGGTGCGGCGGGCCATGGGGGCCTCCGGGAATCGGTGGTCGATGCGAGCACCGATCACCTTTCGACCTCAACCGGACTTGAGGTCAAGTGACGGGGCACGACACAGCACGGCGCGGGGACCGGTCACCGGTCCGACACAGCACGGCGCGGGACCGGTGACCGGTCCCGCGCCGTCTCGCCGCCTCGCCATCTCGCGGCCTGCCGCCTGCCGTCCGCCGCCAGGCCGCCGCTGTCGTCGTCCGGCGTCTCAGTGATGCCCGTGGCGTCGCCGCCGCAGCACCTCGGTCGCGACCACCGCCCCCACCGCCGCCCCGACGATCAGTACCGGCCGCGGGTGCCGCAGCCCGGCCTGGACAACGGTGCGGACGGGGCGCGGCACGCCGTGCTCCACGGTGTGGCCCGCGTGCGTCGCCTTGTCGTGGACGGTGTGTCCCGCGTGGCTCGCCCGGTCCTGCACCGCGTGACCGGCCTGGGTCGCCCGCTCCTGCACCACGTGGCCGGCCTGGGTCGCCCGCTCCTGCACCACATGGCCGGCCTGGGTCGCCCGGTCCTGCAGCGCGTGGCCCGCCTGGGCCGCGCTGCTGCGCAGCTGCACGGTCATCGCGCCTGCCTTGTCCTTGAGGTCGGCGGCCCGCGCCTGGGCCCTGCCCTTCACGTCCGTCTTGCCTGCCAGCTCGGCCACGGTGTCGCCAAGTTCGCCGCGCGTCTGCTCGATCTGCCGCCGCAGCTCCTCGGGCCCCTTGGCCCCGCCGGCCGCCTTCGCGGCTCCCGCCTTCGCGGCCTCACCGCCCGTGCCCCCCGCTGCCTTGTCCGTCATCGGTGCGCCCTTCCCTTGATCTCCTCGACATCGGCCCTGACGCTGCCGAGAGCCTCCTCCGGCGTGGGAGGAGCGGCGCGCCGCAGCTGGGCGCGGCCGGTCGCGGCGAGCAGGCCCGCGACAGCGAACAGCACCGCCGTCACGATCAGCGCCGCAGCCCACACGGACAGCGTCAGCGAGAGCGCGGCGGTGGCCGTCCCGGCCAGGAACAGCAGGCCGGCGTACGCGACGGCGCCCGCCGCGCCCAGCAGCCCGCCGCCACGGCCGGCGCGCCGGCCCTTCTCGGCCAGTTCCTCCTTGGCGAGGGCGACTTCCTGCCGTACGAGACGGGAAATCTGTTCACTGGCCTGTCCGACGAGTTCGCCCACCGAGTGGTGCTCGTCCCGCACCCGTTCGGGGGCCGTGGTCCCGGTCACCGTGATCCGCCTCCTCTCCGTTCGGAACACCCGGGTACCCGGACCGGCCCCCGCTATCCCTTCCGTCCGCCACCCGGTCCGCGCTCGCCCAGCCGGGCCAGCTGGGCCTGGAACCAGTCGAGGCGGGCCTGCAACAGCGCGGCCTCGGCGGCGAGTTCGGGCACGCCGAGGTCCTCGGCGTCCCCGAGCTCGGCCACCGCCACGGACGCCGCCCCCTTCCCGGCCGCCACCCGCAGCCCCTCCCCGCCCAGCCGCGCGAACCCCGCGAGCGAGACCGACGTACGGCCGCGCAGGCAGCCGGCGCAGGAAGGGGCGAGGGCCGCCCAGCCGGGGCGGCCCCAGCCGGCGTCGGCCAGGGCGGCGGCGACCGCACCGCAGGCGCACGGGCCGACCGTGGCGGTGCGCACCCGCTGGCGGGCGTAGCGAAAGCCGCGCTCGAAGCGGATGTACCGGCCGAGCACGGTGACCTCCAGCAGCACGGCCGTCCGGTGCTCGGCCGTGCACAGCAGCGCCTCGGCCACCGTGCGGTCGTGCACACAGTGGAAGCCGCAGTCGCAGCGGCGGCTCGGTGCCCGGTGTCGCAGGCCGTAGACGCAGGACGCCTCGGCCAGGACTCCGTACGGCAGCGCGCCGCCCAGCGACACACCGGTGAACCCGGCCCGGGTGCCGTCCTGGGACAGCAGCGGGTGGGCGATCTTGTATCCGGTCGGCGGCTCCGTCGGGCGTTCCTCCGGAAGCCGCAGCCTCATCGGGCGGCCGTGACCTCTTCGGGCGCCTTCAGTTCCTCGACCTCTTCGGGGAGCAGGCGTTCGGGTTCTTCCTCGCGGGTCTGCGGCCGCTCCTCAGCGACTCCGGTGGCGAGTGCCTTGCCGAGCTTCATGACGCCTCCCATGACCAAGGGTCGATGA contains the following coding sequences:
- a CDS encoding SRPBCC domain-containing protein is translated as MSKEFEIAREFEVDATPQEVWEAITTGTGGYLWPMEPPEPKVGGRGPFGSTVTAWDPPHRYTNRVEDVEGIAEQSANQLDYTIEPRDEGRRAWVRYVHSGIFVDDWDNQYDGAAKHTDFYLHTLREYLVHFAPRPAAFATFDGPEASKSADALAAVGRALGVGEDVAAGARVTVRGPDEFDAVVDYRDPYFIGLRTERGLTRFFGRNHWGHPVGISLHDFTPGADIKECEAAWQGWLNGIFSQP
- a CDS encoding ArsR/SmtB family transcription factor; translation: MLDVTVIEDPEAAAVSLDPIRARLLAELAAGPASAAMLAGKVGLPRQKVNYHLKALERHGLVELAGERRKGNVTERLMRATAASYVISPLALASVQPDPDRFRDQLSARWLLALGARLVRDVGSLITGAAKARKRLATYALDGEVRFASAAERAAFIEELTAGVSALIRKYDAPGVEGGRDHRIVVAVHPTLKPTADPATDPGVEVQPAQEIEQ
- a CDS encoding antibiotic biosynthesis monooxygenase codes for the protein MARRTDTHPDLTRPEVGAPFFSTWRVGTPLRQKRSVEAIAGTWEGRPWPADGLLGYYVYAGQDASTLLHYSQWTSEQAYEAFVKVHRQERNDEIDTAVPGIERLWLGRYRHYRSARREGDPRIPGCIVIVDIEFEGPDPDRQRAWVDAVFEALEGEPNPHPGGISGHFHLSTDGTRVLNYAEWESTQAHIEALAAPGNGIGSATELWRRVQTWPGLRSSTVSRYDHALGLVPD
- a CDS encoding DUF3618 domain-containing protein, encoding MTDKAAGGTGGEAAKAGAAKAAGGAKGPEELRRQIEQTRGELGDTVAELAGKTDVKGRAQARAADLKDKAGAMTVQLRSSAAQAGHALQDRATQAGHVVQERATQAGHVVQERATQAGHAVQDRASHAGHTVHDKATHAGHTVEHGVPRPVRTVVQAGLRHPRPVLIVGAAVGAVVATEVLRRRRHGHH
- a CDS encoding phage holin family protein, with protein sequence MTGTTAPERVRDEHHSVGELVGQASEQISRLVRQEVALAKEELAEKGRRAGRGGGLLGAAGAVAYAGLLFLAGTATAALSLTLSVWAAALIVTAVLFAVAGLLAATGRAQLRRAAPPTPEEALGSVRADVEEIKGRAHR